The Spartobacteria bacterium DNA window CGGCAATCCATGAATCATGCAGACCGATCATCTGTCCCTGCTGAACAAGCTCTGCCCACAACTGCGCATGAGATCGGGCAACAGCCAAGTCAACCGGCAGCACAGGAATGGACGCCAACACGCCTTCCACAAAAGACAGCCGTCTGTTTTTCGTCGTTGTGTCCACGGCACGATGAACGCCGTGCAGCAGTTCACTGGCAGTCACGACGGAAAGGAATGCCAACTCATCTTCCCGTCCGGCAACATACGACTGAATGTCGGAGCCCGAACGTTCACAGTGTATAAGAACGCTGCTGTCGATCAGAATGCCCATGGGTCTCTCAATGTGTCATCGTGTTTCACGGATGTCCGGGCAACTTCGATATCTTCGGCGAATTCACTGGCCT harbors:
- a CDS encoding type II toxin-antitoxin system VapC family toxin, whose product is MGILIDSSVLIHCERSGSDIQSYVAGREDELAFLSVVTASELLHGVHRAVDTTTKNRRLSFVEGVLASIPVLPVDLAVARSHAQLWAELVQQGQMIGLHDSWIAATCLAHGLQMVTHNIREFERVPGLDVQKWE